In the Alligator mississippiensis isolate rAllMis1 chromosome 7, rAllMis1, whole genome shotgun sequence genome, one interval contains:
- the AMMECR1L gene encoding AMMECR1-like protein yields the protein MGKRRCVPPLEPKLAAGCCGVKKPKLSGSGTHSHGNQATTVPGSSSGPLQNHQHVDGNNGRENVSDLTLGPGNSPITRMNPTSGALSPLSRPNGTANSTKNLVVTAEMCCYCFDVLYCHLYGFPQPRLPRFTNDPYPLFVTWKTGRDKRLRGCIGTFSAMNLHSGLREYTLTSALKDSRFPPLTREELPKLFCSVSLLTNFEDASDYLDWEVGIHGIRIEFINEKGVKRTATYLPEVAKEQDWDQIQTIDSLLRKGGFKAPITNDFRKTIKLTRYRSEKVTISYAEYMASRQHCFQNGTLHAPPLYNHYS from the exons ATGGGAAAAAGACGCTGTGTTCCTCCACTTGAGCCCAAGTTGGCAGCTGGCTGTTGTGGGGTTAAGAAACCCAAATTGTCTGGGAGTGGAACACACAGTCATGGGAACCAGGCCACAACTGTACCAGGCTCAAGTTCTGGTCCTCTTCAGAACCACCAGCATGTGGACGGGAATAATGGAAGGGAAAATGTATCTGACTTGACTTTGGGTCCTGGAAATTCCCCAATTACTCGAATGAATCCCACTTCGGGAGCTCTGAGCCCACTTTCCCGACCCAATGGAACTGCCAACAGTACCAAGAACCTGGTGGTGACAGCGGAGATGTGCTGCTACTGCTTTGATGTACTCTACTGTCATCTCTATGGTTTCCCTCAGCCACGACTTCCTCGATTTACCAATGACCCCTA TCCACTTTTTGTGACGTGGAAGACAGGGCGAGATAAGCGGCTTCGTGGCTGCATCGGAACCTTCTCAGCCATGAATCTTCACTCAGGACTCAGGGAATACACATTAACCAG TGCACTTAAGGACAGCCGATTTCCCCCCCTGACCCGCGAGGAGCTGCCTAAACTTTTCTGCTCTGTCTCCCTCCTCACTAACTTTGAGGATGCCAGTGACTACTTGGACTGGGAG GTTGGGATCCATGGGATCAGAATAGAGTTTATCAATGAGAAAGGTGTCAAACGCACAGCCACGTACTTACCTGAGGTTGCTAAGGAACAAG ACTGGGATCAGATCCAGACCATAGACTCCTTACTCAGGAAAGGTGGATTTAAGGCTCCGATTACCAATGACTTTAGGAAAACAATTAAACTCACCAG GTACCGTAGTGAGAAGGTGACAATCAGTTATGCAGAATACATGGCTTCCCGTCAGCATTGTTTCCAGAATGGTACTCTTCATGCCCCGCCCCTCTACAATCATTACTCCTGA